A genome region from Musa acuminata AAA Group cultivar baxijiao chromosome BXJ3-5, Cavendish_Baxijiao_AAA, whole genome shotgun sequence includes the following:
- the LOC135638620 gene encoding uncharacterized protein LOC135638620, whose amino-acid sequence MVRELRVESFYARLRDAALASSTSPLLVFPSASDADSLCALKIVTHVLSSDSIRYSVYPVSSFSDVDKFVGLNLRSSNQPLSLLFINWGCHRDLRRFLSLGPEVHVFIIDSHRPVHLHNLSEQNEQVVVLYTQEDEHQADLAYDFDVSALANASDLNSDDEIDANSDDEDSDDHNDQEVEGGNRKRRRVSKDSEPDPIKLFGKLKSEYYKLGTFHGKPSGCLLFELAHSLRKNTNELLWLACVSLTDQFVHERLTNERYQAGVMELEQHINSSGNLDAVSSVTLKDGTKIQAPENSRIAYEDEPRLMLLREWNLFDSMLCSSYIATKLKTWSDNGLKKLKLLLARMGFPLVDCQKKFQYMSMEVKQKMKDEFERFLPEFGLTEFYYRSFLRIHGYCTKVSAADVVYGVTALLESFAAEKDSSAAEQFWVAYSALSLNNIDQLRKGMQSAIEIQRAILRQGSSAITKTGFIRSYRKFRWVRLEDPVDTLRLGHPQALTKFCYFLMDALKERGAKMKPLVCACLGKQPDKVLIVGVCVKPRLGAIQGNSFGIAFGTAAEEIGAEFSHELFESSWIILDTVVLSSFMVRLTEKI is encoded by the coding sequence ATGGTGAGGGAGCTCCGAGTCGAATCCTTCTACGCTCGCCTTCGTGATGCTGCCTTGGCCTCCTCCACTTCCCCGCTTCTGGTATTCCCTTCCGCGTCCGACGCCGACTCCCTCTGTGCCCTCAAGATCGTAACCCATGTCCTCTCGTCCGATTCAATTCGCTACTCGGTGTACCCTGTCTCCTCATTCAGTGACGTCGACAAATTTGTCGGCCTCAATCTCCGGTCGTCGAATCAGCCGCTTTCTTTGCTCTTCATAAACTGGGGCTGCCACCGCGACCTGCGCCGGTTCTTGAGCCTTGGGCCTGAGGTTCATGTCTTCATCATCGATAGCCACCGCCCGGTCCACCTCCACAACCTCAGCGAGCAAAACGAACAGGTTGTCGTTCTTTACACTCAGGAGGATGAGCACCAGGCCGATCTGGCTTATGATTTCGATGTCTCCGCATTGGCCAATGCGTCTGATCTGAACAGTGATGACGAGATTGATGCGAACTCTGACGATGAGGACAGCGATGACCACAACGACCAAGAGGTCGAGGGAGGAAACAGAAAGCGTCGAAGGGTCTCTAAGGATTCAGAACCTGACCCGATTAAGCTCTTTGGGAAACTCAAGTCGGAGTACTATAAGTTGGGTACTTTCCATGGAAAGCCATCTGGTTGCTTGTTGTTCGAGTTAGCACATTCCCTGAGAAAGAACACAAATGAACTGCTATGGTTGGCCTGTGTCTCGCTTACCGATCAATTTGTGCATGAAAGGCTAACCAATGAGAGGTATCAAGCTGGGGTCATGGAACTTGAACAGCATATAAACAGCTCAGGAAATCTGGATGCTGTCAGTTCGGTTACACTCAAGGATGGTACAAAGATCCAGGCACCAGAGAATTCTCGAATTGCATATGAAGATGAGCCCAGGCTGATGCTATTGAGGGAGTGGAATCTGTTCGATTCAATGCTGtgctcttcctacatagcaaccaAGCTGAAAACTTGGAGCGACAATGGCCTGAAAAAGCTCAAGCTTTTGCTAGCCAGAATGGGGTTCCCTCTTGTTGATTGCCAGAAGAAATTTCAGTACATGAGCATGGAAGTGAAGCAAAAGATGAAGGATGAGTTCGAGAGATTCTTGCCAGAGTTTGGCTTAACTGAGTTCTATTATCGTAGCTTCTTGAGAATACATGGGTATTGCACGAAAGTTTCAGCTGCTGATGTAGTGTATGGTGTCACAGCATTGCTCGAGTCATTTGCAGCAGAAAAAGATTCATCGGCTGCTGAGCAATTTTGGGTTGCTTACTCTGCCTTGTCCTTGAACAATATCGATCAACTTAGAAAGGGCATGCAAAGTGCAATTGAGATTCAGAGAGCTATTCTCAGGCAAGGAAGTTCTGCAATTACTAAAACTGGTTTCATCAGAAGTTACAGGAAGTTTCGCTGGGTGAGGCTTGAAGATCCTGTTGACACCCTGCGGTTGGGTCATCCCCAGGCACTTACCAAGTTCTGCTATTTCTTGATGGATGCACTAAAGGAAAGAGGGGCGAAAATGAAGCCACTAGTCTGTGCTTGCTTGGGTAAACAACCTGACAAAGTTCTCATTGTTGGTGTGTGTGTGAAACCCCGTCTTGGGGCCATCCAGGGTAACTCATTCGGAATTGCTTTTGGAACGGCAGCTGAAGAAATTGGAGCTGAATTTTCTCATGAGCTGTTTGAATCTTCTTGGATAATTTTGGATACAGTAGTTTTAAGTTCTTTCATGGTCAGATTAACTGAAAAAATCTGA